One genomic segment of Bradyrhizobium diazoefficiens includes these proteins:
- a CDS encoding DUF2849 domain-containing protein, producing MTSPLEQKKIKIAGPSVVTANRTWDGIVVYRTAGKSWSADLSEAAIVRNSDEAKALLADAAADDVGAVGAYIAPVQIGTDGKIEPGNLREQIRRTGVTIGQPAQV from the coding sequence ATGACCTCCCCGCTCGAACAGAAGAAGATCAAGATCGCCGGCCCCTCGGTCGTGACCGCCAACCGTACCTGGGATGGCATCGTGGTTTACCGCACCGCCGGCAAGAGCTGGTCCGCGGACCTCTCGGAAGCCGCGATCGTGCGCAACTCCGATGAGGCGAAAGCGTTGCTTGCCGATGCCGCTGCGGATGACGTCGGCGCCGTCGGCGCCTATATCGCCCCGGTGCAGATTGGTACCGACGGCAAGATCGAGCCCGGCAATCTGCGCGAACAGATCCGCCGCACCGGCGTCACCATTGGTCAGCCGGCCCAGGTTTAA
- the cysG gene encoding siroheme synthase CysG — translation MRFLPVFLDLRCGPVVLIGAGELLRAKLRVLAAAGARVRVHAIDDNHELGLTPEDAARIEIATGDPLTADLSGVIAIVCAGAGDVGVAMSVRAKALGLPVNVMDDLEHSSFIFPAIVDRGDVVVAVGTGGTSPVVARRVREKIEALLPARIGELAEFIGSFRKSINELIAEFALRRRFWERVIDGPIGAAVLAGRKSEADDAIKAIADPSEFARADKPEGSVTLVGAGPGDPDLLTIKALRALQDADIVFHDELVSPEILDRVRRDTARVAVGRRVGKPGIGQDAINKRMIAAAQAGQRVVRLKGGDPFVFGRGGEEVEALRAAGVAYSIIPGITAGLGAAADFEVPLTYRHEATRITFLTAHKARDAEVVDWSALTDTSMTVVVYMGMTAAPAIRAGLFAAGRSPETPVGVFARVTRPDAEGAIGILRDLPELVRRTHGGPAILIIGDAVRHAGSLRRQTPNQIISDLLDAAE, via the coding sequence ATGCGGTTCTTGCCGGTGTTTCTCGATCTCAGGTGCGGCCCGGTGGTCCTCATCGGCGCGGGCGAGCTTTTGCGCGCCAAATTGCGCGTGCTCGCGGCTGCCGGCGCGCGCGTCCGCGTGCATGCGATCGACGACAATCATGAGCTGGGCCTCACCCCGGAGGATGCGGCGCGCATCGAGATCGCGACAGGCGATCCGCTCACAGCTGACCTCTCAGGCGTCATCGCCATTGTTTGCGCGGGCGCGGGCGATGTCGGCGTCGCGATGTCGGTCCGTGCCAAGGCGCTCGGCCTTCCCGTCAACGTGATGGACGATCTCGAACATTCCAGCTTCATCTTCCCGGCGATCGTCGATCGCGGCGATGTCGTGGTCGCAGTCGGCACCGGCGGCACCTCGCCAGTGGTGGCGCGGCGCGTGCGCGAGAAGATCGAAGCGCTGCTGCCGGCGCGCATCGGCGAACTCGCCGAGTTCATCGGCAGCTTCCGCAAATCCATCAACGAGCTCATTGCCGAGTTTGCGTTGCGTCGCCGCTTTTGGGAGCGCGTCATCGACGGCCCGATCGGCGCTGCCGTGCTCGCCGGTCGCAAGAGCGAGGCGGACGACGCGATCAAGGCGATCGCCGATCCCTCCGAATTCGCGCGTGCGGACAAGCCGGAAGGCTCGGTCACGCTGGTCGGCGCCGGACCCGGCGATCCTGACCTTCTCACCATCAAGGCGCTGCGCGCGCTCCAGGATGCCGACATCGTCTTTCATGACGAGCTGGTCTCGCCTGAAATTCTCGACCGCGTCCGCCGCGACACCGCGCGCGTTGCGGTCGGCCGCCGCGTCGGCAAGCCCGGTATCGGCCAGGATGCCATCAACAAGCGGATGATTGCGGCCGCGCAAGCCGGCCAGCGCGTGGTGCGGCTGAAGGGCGGCGATCCCTTCGTGTTCGGCCGCGGCGGCGAAGAGGTCGAAGCGCTGCGCGCCGCCGGCGTTGCCTATTCGATCATTCCCGGCATCACCGCCGGTCTCGGCGCCGCTGCCGATTTCGAGGTGCCGCTCACCTACCGTCATGAAGCGACCCGCATCACCTTTCTCACCGCGCACAAGGCGCGCGATGCCGAAGTCGTGGACTGGTCGGCGCTGACCGACACCAGCATGACAGTCGTGGTCTACATGGGCATGACCGCTGCGCCCGCGATCCGCGCCGGCCTGTTTGCCGCCGGCCGTTCGCCGGAAACGCCGGTCGGCGTGTTCGCCCGCGTCACCCGCCCCGATGCGGAAGGCGCGATCGGCATACTGCGCGATCTGCCCGAGCTGGTGCGGCGAACCCATGGCGGTCCCGCCATCCTCATCATCGGCGACGCGGTCCGGCATGCCGGCTCGCTTCGTCGCCAAACACCCAACCAAATCATCTCTGACCTATTGGATGCAGCCGAATGA
- a CDS encoding DUF934 domain-containing protein, translating to MPLVNGGKIADDSFVKLAVDTPLPESGDILVPAERFLGEAEGLLKRAGKVGVIWPNNRDIDELVPYLGKVAAVALVFPTFRDGRAYSQARLLRERYDYRGELRATGQVLRDQFVFMLRAGFDSFDVKKQADAEAFMQTAKRYSVFYQPTGDGRITALHRRMQLRHSEGVGT from the coding sequence ATGCCACTCGTTAACGGCGGAAAGATCGCCGACGACAGCTTCGTCAAGCTCGCCGTCGACACGCCGCTGCCCGAGAGCGGCGACATCCTGGTGCCGGCCGAACGCTTCCTGGGCGAGGCCGAAGGCTTGCTCAAGCGCGCCGGCAAGGTCGGCGTGATCTGGCCGAACAACCGCGACATCGACGAGCTCGTGCCGTATCTCGGCAAGGTCGCCGCGGTGGCGCTGGTATTCCCGACCTTCCGCGACGGGCGTGCCTACAGCCAGGCGCGGCTGCTGCGCGAGCGTTACGATTATCGCGGCGAATTGCGCGCCACCGGCCAAGTGCTGCGCGACCAGTTCGTGTTCATGCTGCGCGCCGGCTTCGATTCCTTCGACGTCAAGAAGCAGGCTGACGCAGAAGCCTTCATGCAGACTGCAAAACGCTACTCGGTGTTCTACCAGCCGACCGGCGATGGCCGCATCACGGCGCTGCACCGGCGCATGCAGCTGCGTCATTCCGAAGGTGTTGGCACGTGA
- a CDS encoding sulfate/molybdate ABC transporter ATP-binding protein, translated as MTIEVRNLVKTFGSFKALDGVDLKVDNGELLALLGPSGSGKTTLLRIIAGLDWPDSGDVSFNGEDALAQGARERHVGFVFQHYALFRHMSVFENVAFGLRVQPRAVRKDESAIRVRVKELLDLVQLDWLADRYPSQLSGGQRQRIALARALAIEPRILLLDEPFGALDAKVRKELRRWLRSLHHEINVTSIFVTHDQEEALEVANRVVVMDKGRIEQIGSPDDVYETPATAFVHGFIGESIELPVQIEGGVIRLGDRPLLLAADGLAPGASRLFVRRHDMLVGPPGSGAFEGTVQHVRNFGPVQRAEIGLSGGETIEIDAPRDKELRTGDTIGLEPRRYRIFAG; from the coding sequence ATGACCATTGAAGTCAGAAATCTCGTCAAGACGTTCGGCAGCTTTAAAGCGCTCGACGGCGTCGACCTCAAGGTCGACAATGGCGAGCTGCTGGCGCTGCTCGGTCCCTCCGGCTCGGGCAAGACCACGCTGCTGCGGATCATCGCCGGACTCGACTGGCCGGATTCCGGCGACGTCTCCTTCAACGGCGAGGACGCGCTGGCGCAGGGCGCGCGCGAACGTCACGTCGGCTTCGTGTTCCAGCACTACGCGCTGTTCCGCCACATGAGCGTGTTCGAGAACGTCGCGTTTGGCCTGCGCGTACAGCCCCGCGCGGTCCGCAAGGATGAGTCCGCCATCCGTGTACGCGTCAAAGAGTTGCTCGACCTCGTGCAGCTCGACTGGCTCGCCGACCGCTATCCGAGCCAGCTTTCCGGTGGCCAGCGCCAGCGCATCGCGCTCGCCCGCGCGCTCGCGATCGAGCCGCGCATCCTGTTGCTCGACGAGCCGTTCGGTGCGCTCGACGCGAAGGTGCGGAAAGAACTTCGCCGATGGCTGCGCTCGCTGCATCACGAGATCAACGTCACCTCGATCTTCGTCACCCACGACCAGGAGGAGGCGCTGGAAGTCGCCAACCGCGTCGTGGTGATGGACAAGGGAAGGATCGAGCAGATCGGCTCGCCCGACGATGTCTACGAGACCCCGGCGACCGCGTTCGTCCACGGCTTCATCGGCGAATCCATCGAGCTCCCGGTGCAGATCGAAGGCGGCGTGATCAGGCTCGGCGACCGGCCGCTGCTGCTGGCAGCGGACGGCCTTGCGCCTGGCGCGTCAAGACTGTTCGTGCGGCGACATGACATGCTGGTCGGTCCGCCTGGCAGCGGCGCCTTCGAGGGCACGGTTCAGCACGTGCGCAATTTCGGCCCGGTGCAGCGCGCCGAGATCGGCCTGTCGGGCGGCGAAACCATTGAGATCGACGCCCCTCGCGACAAGGAACTGCGCACCGGCGACACCATCGGCCTCGAGCCCCGCCGCTACCGGATCTTTGCCGGCTAG
- the cysW gene encoding sulfate ABC transporter permease subunit CysW, with translation MTMQIADSLSLSSPDARARAHAAAARDSLRTEPRAVRAIIIALAVLFLSVFVVLPLVVVFAQAFSRGALAYFAALAEPEALSAIKLTLVVAAISVGLNLVFGLVAAWAIAKFEFRGKTFLITLIDLPFSVSPVISGLVFVLLFGAQGYFGSWLRDHDIQILFAVPGIALATTFVTFPFVARALIPLMQEQGTQEEEAAISLGASGLQTFFRVTLPNIKWGVLYGVLLCNARAMGEFGAVSVVSGHIRGETNTMPLLVEILYNEYQFVAAFAIASLLAMLALITLIAKTILERHLDEGHDVNDH, from the coding sequence ATGACGATGCAGATCGCAGATTCTCTCTCGCTGTCGTCGCCGGATGCGCGCGCACGTGCACACGCGGCCGCGGCGCGCGACAGCCTGCGCACCGAGCCGCGAGCGGTGCGCGCGATCATCATCGCGCTCGCGGTGCTATTCCTGTCCGTCTTCGTTGTGCTGCCGCTGGTCGTGGTGTTTGCGCAGGCGTTCTCGCGAGGCGCTCTGGCTTATTTCGCCGCACTCGCCGAGCCGGAAGCGTTGTCCGCGATCAAGCTGACGCTGGTGGTGGCGGCAATCTCGGTCGGCCTCAATCTCGTGTTCGGCCTCGTCGCCGCATGGGCGATTGCGAAGTTCGAATTCAGGGGAAAGACCTTCCTGATCACGCTGATCGACCTGCCGTTCTCGGTCAGCCCGGTGATTTCCGGCCTTGTCTTCGTGCTGCTGTTCGGTGCGCAGGGCTATTTCGGCAGCTGGCTGCGGGATCATGACATCCAGATCCTGTTCGCGGTACCCGGCATCGCGCTCGCCACCACCTTTGTCACGTTCCCGTTCGTGGCGCGCGCGCTGATCCCCTTGATGCAGGAGCAGGGCACGCAGGAGGAGGAGGCCGCGATCTCGCTCGGCGCCTCCGGCCTGCAAACCTTCTTCCGCGTCACGCTGCCCAACATCAAATGGGGCGTGCTCTATGGCGTCCTGCTCTGCAATGCGCGCGCGATGGGCGAGTTCGGCGCGGTCTCCGTCGTCTCCGGCCACATCCGCGGCGAGACCAACACCATGCCGCTGCTGGTCGAGATTCTCTATAACGAGTACCAGTTCGTCGCTGCGTTTGCGATCGCCTCGCTGCTGGCGATGCTGGCGCTGATCACGCTGATCGCCAAGACCATTCTTGAACGCCACCTCGACGAAGGACACGACGTCAATGACCATTGA
- the cysD gene encoding sulfate adenylyltransferase subunit CysD: MDHLDQLEAQSIYIFREAFARLKKIALLWSLGKDSNVMIWLARKAFFGRMPFPALHVDTGKKFPEMYRFRDHYGKEWELDLRVEPCPPIDAVDPTLPPAARSAARKTEGLKMALGKYGFDGLIAGIRRDEEATRAKERVFSPRGLEGNWDVRDQPPEFWDHFNASPPQGAHLRIHPILHWTEADIWAYTKRENIPIIPLYLAKNGKRYRSLGDQDITNPVNSNASTIDEILIELEQTKVPERAGRALDHETEDAFERLRVAGYL, from the coding sequence ATGGACCACCTCGATCAATTGGAAGCGCAGAGCATCTACATCTTCCGCGAAGCCTTCGCCCGCCTGAAGAAGATCGCGCTGCTGTGGTCGCTCGGCAAGGATTCCAACGTGATGATCTGGCTGGCGCGCAAGGCGTTCTTCGGCCGCATGCCGTTCCCCGCGCTCCATGTCGACACCGGCAAGAAGTTTCCGGAGATGTATCGCTTCCGCGATCACTACGGCAAGGAGTGGGAGCTCGATTTGCGCGTCGAGCCCTGCCCGCCGATCGATGCCGTCGACCCGACGCTGCCGCCGGCGGCGCGCTCCGCCGCGCGCAAGACCGAAGGGCTCAAGATGGCGCTGGGCAAATACGGCTTTGACGGCCTGATCGCCGGCATCCGCCGCGACGAGGAAGCCACCCGCGCCAAGGAGCGCGTGTTCTCGCCGCGCGGTCTCGAAGGCAATTGGGACGTGCGCGACCAGCCGCCCGAGTTCTGGGATCACTTCAACGCCTCGCCGCCGCAGGGCGCGCATCTGCGCATCCACCCGATCCTGCATTGGACCGAGGCCGACATCTGGGCTTACACCAAGCGCGAGAACATCCCGATCATTCCGCTGTACCTCGCCAAGAACGGCAAGCGCTATCGCTCGCTGGGCGACCAGGACATCACAAATCCCGTGAATTCGAACGCGTCGACCATCGACGAGATCCTGATCGAGCTCGAGCAGACCAAGGTGCCGGAGCGTGCCGGGCGTGCGCTCGACCACGAGACCGAGGACGCCTTCGAGCGCCTGCGCGTCGCCGGCTATCTCTGA
- a CDS encoding nitrite/sulfite reductase: protein MYAYDEIDRTLVNERVSEFRDQVKRRLSGELTEDEFKLLRLQNGVYLQLHAYMFRVAIPYGTLASKQLRALAHVARKYDRGYGHFTTRQNIQFNWIKLAELPDALADLAKVGIHAMQTSGNNMRNVTSDQWAGVAPGEIEDPRIWSELIRQHTTLHPEFSFLPRKFKIAITASDHDRAAIKIHDIGLRLIKNEKGETGFEVLVGGGLGRTPFIAKTIKHFVHGRDILSYIEAILRVYNQYGRRDNIYKARIKILVHELGIEKFSREVDDEWQHIRNSSLQIDDEVIEDIRSRFTYPAYEKLPHMPDELRQAAADPDFEAWRKNSVAAHKVQGYSIVTISLKPIGKPPGDATAEQMDALADLADRYSFGEIRVGHEQNLALPHVAKRDLPALWKALDKLGLATPNVNLITDIIACPGLDYCSLANARSIPIAQELTRRFANHELANLIGRLHINISGCINACGHHHVGHIGILGVEKNGEEVYQITIGGRADENAGLGTLIGPGVKFDEVADVVEDIVEAYLALRERPEELFMDTVKRLGVEPFKERVYATR, encoded by the coding sequence ATGTACGCTTACGACGAAATTGACCGCACGCTCGTCAACGAGCGCGTCTCGGAGTTCCGCGATCAGGTGAAGCGCCGCCTCTCCGGCGAACTCACCGAGGACGAGTTCAAGCTCCTGCGGCTCCAGAACGGGGTCTATTTGCAGCTGCACGCCTACATGTTCCGCGTCGCGATTCCCTATGGGACGCTGGCATCAAAGCAATTGCGGGCGCTGGCGCATGTCGCGCGCAAATACGACCGCGGCTACGGCCATTTCACCACGCGGCAGAACATCCAGTTCAACTGGATCAAGCTCGCCGAACTGCCCGATGCGCTGGCCGATCTTGCCAAAGTCGGCATCCACGCGATGCAGACCTCCGGCAACAACATGCGCAACGTCACCTCGGACCAGTGGGCCGGCGTCGCGCCGGGCGAGATCGAGGACCCGCGCATCTGGTCGGAGCTGATCCGCCAGCACACCACGCTGCATCCGGAATTCTCCTTCCTGCCGCGCAAATTCAAGATCGCGATCACCGCATCGGATCACGACCGCGCCGCGATCAAGATCCACGACATCGGTCTGCGCCTGATCAAGAACGAGAAGGGCGAGACCGGCTTCGAGGTTCTCGTCGGCGGCGGTCTCGGCCGCACGCCGTTCATCGCCAAGACCATCAAGCACTTCGTGCACGGCCGCGACATCCTCAGCTATATCGAGGCGATCCTGCGCGTCTACAATCAGTACGGCCGCCGCGACAACATCTACAAGGCGCGCATTAAGATCCTGGTGCACGAGCTCGGCATCGAGAAATTCTCCCGCGAGGTCGACGACGAGTGGCAGCACATCCGCAACTCCTCGCTCCAGATCGACGACGAGGTGATCGAGGACATCCGCTCGCGCTTCACCTATCCCGCTTACGAGAAGCTGCCGCACATGCCGGACGAGCTGCGCCAGGCCGCGGCCGATCCTGACTTCGAGGCATGGCGCAAGAACTCAGTGGCCGCGCATAAGGTGCAGGGCTATTCCATCGTCACCATCTCGCTGAAGCCGATCGGCAAGCCTCCGGGCGATGCCACCGCCGAGCAGATGGATGCGCTTGCCGATCTCGCCGACAGATATTCCTTCGGCGAGATCCGCGTCGGCCACGAGCAGAACCTCGCACTGCCGCACGTCGCCAAGCGCGACCTGCCGGCGCTGTGGAAGGCGCTCGACAAGCTTGGCCTGGCAACGCCCAACGTCAACCTGATCACCGATATCATCGCCTGCCCCGGGCTCGACTATTGCTCGCTGGCGAATGCGCGCTCGATCCCGATCGCGCAGGAGCTGACGCGGCGCTTCGCCAATCACGAGCTCGCCAATCTGATCGGCCGGCTCCACATCAACATCTCCGGCTGCATCAATGCCTGCGGCCATCACCATGTCGGCCATATCGGCATTCTCGGCGTCGAGAAGAACGGCGAGGAGGTCTACCAGATCACCATCGGCGGCCGTGCCGACGAAAACGCCGGGCTCGGCACTCTGATCGGTCCCGGCGTCAAGTTCGACGAGGTCGCCGACGTCGTCGAGGATATCGTGGAAGCCTATCTGGCGCTGCGCGAGCGGCCCGAGGAGCTGTTCATGGACACCGTGAAGCGGCTCGGCGTCGAACCCTTCAAGGAGCGCGTCTATGCCACTCGTTAA
- a CDS encoding phosphoadenylyl-sulfate reductase — protein MNAISPQVSTVSALPSAAELDRALRAASPAEIIAAALKTVARDKLALVSSFGTESATLLKVMADVDPAIPVIFLDTGWLFEETLAYRDTLIETLGLKDVRSIKPAVETLSREDPDRDLWFSDPDACCRIRKVEPLARALKPFSAWLNGRKRFQGNARAHIPVVEDDGARLKFNPFANVSREELEAIFVRAKLPRHPLAASGFLSVGCMPCTSRTAEGEDARAGRWRGRAKTECGIHTMKTS, from the coding sequence GTGAACGCGATCTCGCCTCAGGTCTCGACCGTCTCTGCGCTGCCCTCAGCGGCGGAGCTCGATCGCGCCTTGCGCGCTGCCTCGCCCGCAGAGATCATCGCCGCGGCGCTGAAGACGGTCGCGCGCGACAAGCTCGCGCTGGTGTCGTCGTTCGGCACGGAATCGGCGACGCTGCTCAAGGTGATGGCGGACGTCGATCCCGCCATCCCCGTGATCTTCCTCGACACCGGCTGGCTGTTCGAGGAGACGCTGGCCTATCGCGACACCCTGATCGAAACGCTGGGCCTGAAGGACGTCCGCTCGATCAAGCCGGCCGTGGAAACGCTGTCGCGGGAAGATCCCGACCGCGACCTCTGGTTCTCCGATCCCGATGCATGCTGCCGTATCCGCAAGGTGGAACCGCTGGCGCGCGCATTAAAACCGTTCTCAGCCTGGCTCAACGGGCGTAAGCGTTTCCAAGGCAATGCGCGCGCCCACATTCCGGTGGTCGAGGACGACGGCGCGCGGTTGAAGTTCAATCCGTTCGCCAACGTCTCGCGCGAGGAACTCGAAGCGATTTTCGTCCGCGCCAAATTGCCGCGGCATCCTTTGGCTGCGTCGGGATTTCTCTCTGTCGGGTGCATGCCCTGCACGAGCAGAACGGCCGAGGGCGAGGATGCACGCGCGGGCCGCTGGCGCGGCCGGGCCAAGACAGAATGCGGCATCCACACGATGAAGACTTCGTAG
- the cysT gene encoding sulfate ABC transporter permease subunit CysT — MGLTLSWLSIIILIPLAGLFLKSLELSPEQFWNILSSRRTLNALRVSFGLAFAAACVNLVMGSIIVWALVRYRFPGRRLFDAIVDVPFALPTAVAGVALTALFAEKGWLGAPLAALGIKVAFTPVGIFIAMIFIGIPFVVRTVQPVLQDLDPEIEEAAGSLGASRWQTIIRVILPSLAPALLTGLALAFARAVGEYGSVIFIAGNLPNLSEIAPLLIVIRLSEFRYADATAIAVVMLVVSFVIIFAVNRLQRWAQRRIPAR; from the coding sequence ATGGGACTGACGCTGTCCTGGCTGTCGATCATCATTTTGATTCCGCTGGCCGGCCTGTTCCTGAAGTCGCTCGAGCTCAGCCCCGAGCAGTTCTGGAACATCCTTTCCAGCCGCCGCACCCTGAATGCGCTCCGCGTCTCGTTCGGCCTTGCCTTTGCGGCGGCCTGCGTCAATCTCGTGATGGGCAGCATCATCGTCTGGGCGCTGGTGCGCTACCGGTTTCCCGGCCGGCGTTTGTTCGACGCCATCGTCGATGTGCCGTTCGCGCTGCCCACCGCGGTCGCCGGCGTCGCGCTGACGGCGTTGTTCGCCGAAAAGGGCTGGCTCGGCGCGCCGCTCGCCGCACTCGGCATCAAGGTCGCCTTCACGCCGGTCGGCATCTTCATCGCCATGATCTTCATCGGCATTCCCTTCGTGGTGCGCACCGTGCAGCCGGTGCTGCAGGACCTCGACCCCGAGATCGAGGAGGCTGCGGGTAGCCTCGGCGCCAGCCGCTGGCAGACCATCATCCGCGTCATCCTGCCCTCGCTCGCGCCGGCGCTGCTCACCGGGCTTGCGCTCGCCTTCGCCCGCGCGGTTGGTGAATACGGCTCGGTGATCTTCATCGCCGGCAATCTGCCGAATCTTTCCGAGATCGCACCGCTGCTGATCGTGATCCGGCTCTCCGAATTCCGCTACGCCGATGCGACCGCCATCGCGGTGGTCATGCTCGTCGTGTCCTTCGTCATCATCTTCGCCGTCAACCGGCTCCAGCGCTGGGCGCAGCGCCGGATTCCGGCGCGCTGA
- a CDS encoding sulfate ABC transporter substrate-binding protein, with protein sequence MMRRIVPLAAGLLVTALVASAALAADINLLNVSYDPTRELYAEFNKAFANAYQRETGKSVEIKQSHGGSGSQARAVIDGLQADVVTLALAYDIDAIANKGLTAADWQKRLPQNSSPYTSTIVFLVRKGNPKAITDWDDLLKPGVAVITPNPKTSGGARWNYLAAWGFAQKKYGSADKAKEFIGKLYQQVPVLDTGARGATVTFVERGVGDVLLAWENEAHLALKEFGPEKFEIVAPPQSILAEPPVAIVDKVAAKKGTRNAADAYLQYWYTKEGQEIAARNFYRPRDAEIAKKYENAFAKVELFTIDDVFGGWTKAQKEHFADGGVFDQIYKN encoded by the coding sequence ATGATGCGCCGTATCGTTCCGCTCGCTGCAGGACTGCTCGTAACGGCTTTGGTGGCAAGCGCGGCTCTCGCTGCTGACATCAACCTGTTGAACGTGTCGTACGATCCGACGCGCGAGCTCTATGCCGAATTCAACAAGGCGTTCGCGAACGCCTATCAGAGGGAAACCGGCAAGAGCGTCGAGATCAAGCAGTCGCATGGCGGCAGCGGCTCGCAGGCGCGCGCCGTGATCGACGGGTTGCAGGCCGACGTGGTGACGCTCGCACTCGCCTATGACATCGACGCCATCGCAAACAAAGGCCTCACCGCGGCCGACTGGCAGAAGCGCCTGCCGCAGAATTCATCACCCTACACCTCGACCATCGTGTTCCTGGTGCGCAAGGGCAATCCCAAGGCCATCACGGATTGGGACGATCTGCTCAAGCCCGGCGTTGCCGTGATCACGCCGAATCCGAAGACCTCGGGCGGCGCGCGCTGGAATTATCTGGCGGCTTGGGGCTTTGCGCAGAAGAAATACGGCTCGGCTGACAAGGCCAAGGAGTTCATCGGCAAGCTCTATCAGCAGGTGCCGGTGCTCGACACCGGCGCGCGCGGCGCCACCGTGACCTTCGTCGAGCGCGGCGTCGGCGACGTGCTGCTCGCCTGGGAGAACGAGGCGCATCTCGCGCTGAAGGAATTCGGCCCCGAAAAATTCGAGATCGTGGCGCCGCCGCAATCGATCCTCGCCGAGCCGCCGGTCGCGATCGTCGACAAGGTTGCCGCCAAAAAAGGCACCCGCAACGCCGCCGATGCCTATCTCCAGTACTGGTACACCAAGGAGGGGCAGGAGATCGCAGCGCGCAACTTCTACCGTCCGCGCGATGCCGAGATCGCTAAAAAGTATGAAAACGCCTTCGCAAAGGTCGAGCTGTTCACGATCGACGATGTGTTCGGCGGCTGGACCAAGGCGCAGAAGGAACACTTTGCCGATGGCGGCGTCTTCGATCAGATCTACAAGAACTGA